The DNA region ccgctttatttgagtaaagcattgaacgattcattcagccaaagaagccaataggatgaacggacagttgaatcaatccctgaatcatcgactcacccgagtcttcttggcgaaggcctgaatcgttcgtgcagggaaacgtcgctgtgtattattcagagatggccaactgttctgctgtttattttattatacttatcgcaatgattttactactactatcaataaaattaataatgataatattgccggaagttgtacagcgcatgcgtcacgtgttcatcatcagcatccatgacaaccgtcctgtggctgttgtttgaatctcgctgtgtcgattggcatctgatctctgcgtcctccgtgacaatttttccagattatcgatattattgatcgttggatacgtcgattgatcgcctgctgttcccatcactcaggtttgaccctttttattacgctgtgctttgtgtttgtgttcagtatgtcttgtgttcactacaggttccagagtcgactcacctacgactcgctccagtttgaaggcctcaacatcagcgcgggggagctgaagcggcagatcatgaggagcaagaggctgaagttctgccagctgaagatcagcaacgcccagactgatgaaggtgagttgaggaaaagacacttcaactgttctacgctaacattagatgcgttacatcagacacttctggaagctgtaaggtggtgctgatgctgacatgtagggatgttttggctgttttaaaaggctaatggctctcaaagtataccgtgctccataattatgtgctgattctgattttattttgctgtcagaatacacagatgatgctctcatccctaaaaacacgtcggtcatcatcagacggatccctgcggcgggactgaagtcctcaaacagaagatttgttgggtaagtgctgtgaaatgagcacacgcgtcctctgttagatgttatatgaagactcctggtctgtccctggtgttttagtcacacaagctcctttgttttgcagacatcaagctggacgctggcgtgaaccttcacctagagctgatccttcactcctctcactggagcagttgttgaaggtattgaacaaatgaatagcacaatagcaatgtaaagcacacaatatacgcacacgcactcagcttcttagggagatttgagattgtttgaagggttga from Danio rerio strain Tuebingen ecotype United States chromosome 8, GRCz12tu, whole genome shotgun sequence includes:
- the LOC103911535 gene encoding DWNN domain-containing protein isoform 2 (isoform 2 is encoded by transcript variant 2) is translated as MSCVHYRFQSRLTYDSLQFEGLNISAGELKRQIMRSKRLKFCQLKISNAQTDEEYTDDALIPKNTSVIIRRIPAAGLKSSNRRFVGHQAGRWREPSPRADPSLLSLEQLLKTENLAEAKASEEDKLKAVMYQSSLCYYSSRAAAPRRTSASGRAQGFPAASCWRWTTQTERES
- the LOC103911535 gene encoding DWNN domain-containing protein isoform 1 (isoform 1 is encoded by transcript variant 1); protein product: MSCVHYRFQSRLTYDSLQFEGLNISAGELKRQIMRSKRLKFCQLKISNAQTDEEYTDDALIPKNTSVIIRRIPAAGLKSSNRRFVGHQAGRWREPSPRADPSLLSLEQLLKGSRSAPHKRIRKSTGIPRSFLLEVDDPDRKGVMIDGSGRYVIPIIDAEAYAAEKRKRPSFSCQTEPLPSSSSAGAASSVRDAGGKRSRSPSSPETRGDQKRPRR